A window of Ignavibacterium sp. contains these coding sequences:
- a CDS encoding UvrD-helicase domain-containing protein — protein MSSFKEELNPAQLAAVEYIDGPQIIIAGAGSGKTRVLTYKIAYLLKKNFKPESILALTFTNKAANEMKERIKELVPKKADSLWMGTFHSIFAKILRIESKHINYDSNFSIYDTIDSLSLVQNIMEDLNIDQDKIQPGAIRHRISFVKNHMVTPEEFRKSYVKSFFDEKVADVFEEYEKRLYSFNAMDFDDLLLKPIYLFNDKPSILKKYRSMFEYVLVDEFQDTNKAQYELLRTLVPKNGLISVVGDDAQSIYSWRGAQVSNMQEFQKDFSKVKIFKLEQNYRSTKTILKAADSVIKNNPNQLEKTLWTDNEEGEPIVLLKCADEKDEAAQIAKYIKQETSKKKLTFNDFAILYRTNAQSRAMEDIFRREKIPYIIIGGVEFYKRKEVKDVIAYLRVIANPNDQESLLRIMNFPQRGIGNTTIVRMLAFAKKHNLTLFQTMARVFEVIDIKERIQKNVKNFKILLDKYIGLKDKLSIGELTRALIDELGIIKMFKEDNTPESLQRMENVNQLIAWISEYSEQNKDVMLEQFLEEVSLISDIDNYSSDKNAVAMLTFHSAKGLEWPIVFVTGCEEDIFPIAPKFSQDTSVEEERRLFYVALTRAQKKAYITHARSRYRFGEVAYQSRSRFIDELDPSTYKEVNGGLGRKGNRKTKKELYYEYFQNVDYENFNQEGATLKPGSRVMHDKFGLGRVIDVVGSGDMTKAIVHFEGNNVKQLMLKFAKLKVL, from the coding sequence ATGAGTTCATTCAAAGAAGAATTAAATCCCGCCCAACTCGCAGCAGTAGAATATATTGATGGTCCGCAGATAATTATTGCTGGTGCTGGTTCAGGAAAGACAAGGGTGCTTACTTATAAAATTGCTTATTTACTAAAAAAGAACTTCAAACCGGAAAGTATTTTAGCGCTTACCTTTACAAATAAAGCTGCAAATGAAATGAAAGAGAGAATTAAAGAGCTTGTACCTAAAAAAGCGGATTCTCTCTGGATGGGAACATTCCATTCTATCTTCGCAAAGATTCTGAGAATTGAATCAAAGCATATCAATTACGATAGTAATTTCTCTATTTATGATACCATAGATTCGCTTTCGCTTGTTCAGAACATTATGGAAGATTTGAATATTGATCAGGATAAAATTCAACCGGGTGCTATAAGACATAGAATAAGCTTTGTAAAGAATCATATGGTAACTCCGGAAGAGTTCAGAAAAAGTTATGTAAAATCTTTCTTCGATGAAAAAGTTGCAGATGTGTTTGAAGAATATGAAAAGAGACTTTATTCATTCAATGCAATGGATTTTGATGATTTACTTTTAAAGCCAATTTATCTGTTTAATGATAAACCATCTATTTTGAAAAAATATCGTTCTATGTTCGAATATGTTTTGGTTGATGAATTTCAGGATACAAACAAAGCTCAATATGAATTGCTGAGAACTCTTGTTCCAAAAAATGGATTGATTTCAGTTGTTGGTGATGATGCACAAAGTATTTATAGCTGGCGTGGTGCTCAGGTAAGTAATATGCAGGAATTTCAGAAAGATTTTTCAAAAGTTAAAATCTTTAAACTTGAACAGAATTATCGTTCAACTAAGACAATTCTCAAAGCAGCAGACTCTGTAATAAAGAATAATCCAAATCAATTGGAAAAAACTTTATGGACTGATAATGAAGAAGGTGAACCAATTGTATTGTTAAAATGTGCTGATGAAAAAGATGAAGCTGCTCAGATTGCAAAATATATCAAGCAGGAAACCTCCAAAAAGAAACTTACATTTAATGATTTTGCAATTCTCTACCGCACTAATGCTCAATCCCGTGCAATGGAAGATATTTTCCGTAGGGAAAAAATTCCTTATATAATTATTGGTGGGGTAGAATTCTACAAAAGAAAAGAAGTTAAAGATGTAATTGCATATCTGAGGGTAATTGCAAATCCAAATGATCAGGAAAGTTTGCTTAGAATTATGAACTTTCCGCAAAGAGGAATTGGAAACACAACAATTGTGAGAATGCTTGCTTTTGCTAAAAAGCATAATCTTACTCTGTTTCAAACAATGGCAAGAGTGTTTGAAGTAATTGACATCAAAGAGAGAATTCAGAAGAATGTTAAGAACTTCAAAATTTTACTTGATAAATACATCGGATTAAAAGATAAATTATCTATCGGAGAACTAACAAGAGCTTTGATTGATGAACTTGGCATTATCAAAATGTTTAAAGAAGATAATACTCCTGAATCATTGCAGAGAATGGAAAATGTCAATCAATTGATTGCGTGGATTTCTGAATATTCTGAACAGAACAAAGATGTTATGCTCGAGCAATTTCTTGAGGAGGTTTCTCTCATATCCGATATAGATAATTATTCTTCAGATAAAAATGCAGTTGCAATGCTTACTTTCCACAGTGCAAAAGGACTTGAGTGGCCAATCGTTTTCGTTACCGGATGTGAAGAAGACATTTTCCCAATTGCTCCTAAGTTCAGTCAGGATACATCCGTTGAGGAGGAAAGAAGATTATTTTATGTGGCATTAACAAGAGCCCAGAAAAAAGCTTATATCACTCACGCGAGATCAAGATACAGATTTGGAGAAGTTGCTTATCAAAGTCGCTCAAGATTTATTGATGAACTTGACCCTTCAACATATAAAGAAGTAAATGGTGGTTTGGGTAGAAAGGGAAATCGTAAAACTAAAAAAGAACTCTACTACGAGTATTTCCAGAATGTTGATTATGAAAACTTCAATCAGGAAGGTGCAACACTAAAGCCGGGAAGCAGAGTTATGCACGACAAATTCGGGCTTGGTCGCGTTATAGATGTAGTAGGAAGTGGAGATATGACAAAAGCTATTGTACATTTTGAAGGGAACAATGTTAAGCAATTAATGCTTAAGTTTGCTAAGCTAAAAGTTCTTTAA
- a CDS encoding FG-GAP-like repeat-containing protein, producing MFSYKTILLTIVFCSLLLSQTNRKEVTDISPDNQYKISYLLNEENKFGEVIKNSLDIPFGTTPDWTSTLERQIGGMAWGDYDDDGDLDLATGCYFSQSYPPIPEYEVLIYRNDNGVLTNTPAWISSDMRSTTDVKFADLNNDGKPELIAANGDQSFVPSVIYFNGANGLNNVPGWLSQDNNWTVGAALCDIDDDGDLDLAFGNQGNTVIPTKPICVFYNNGGTFTTVPNWLSADEMITNSVAFGDLDNAQLKYSFVEFFGDGIRHVFPLNLYPIYSIDTVLVDDIPYHSYCYDPVSAWISLGTVPQSGFTIKISYRYIAKGDLAASKWVNYESGVYFNNNGILNSLPNWTVGNTQSQKGIAWADFDKDGYLDLAISGSSVQTVIYKNNNGTLTGPVWTSNSVNPSAQELITGDLDNDGYPELAVVHFGSKRVEIFKNRNGILDTEPTWLYIAGSSATSISFGDVNGDGFLDLAVGTARTPAVVFLNQSSIIPVELTSFNFSIEGNNVELKWSTATETNNKGFEIQRTSIEENKNSNWRTIGFVNGVGTTTQSQSYSYVDKNIRSGKYLYRLKQIDFDGSYKYSSEIEVIIGLPDRFVLEQNYPNPFNPVTKIKFSLPADVKGQTSKVELKIYDVLGKEVATLINENKEAGNYEIEFDANKYGITSGVYFYHLKYGELSSVKKFVLMK from the coding sequence ATGTTTAGTTATAAAACAATCTTATTGACTATCGTTTTTTGTTCGTTACTTTTATCTCAGACTAACAGGAAAGAAGTAACCGATATATCTCCTGATAATCAATATAAAATTTCCTATCTGCTTAATGAGGAAAATAAATTTGGCGAAGTGATTAAAAACTCGCTCGATATTCCATTTGGAACAACACCTGATTGGACTTCAACATTAGAGAGACAAATCGGTGGTATGGCTTGGGGTGATTATGATGATGATGGTGATTTAGATTTAGCTACGGGATGTTATTTCAGTCAGTCTTATCCACCAATTCCTGAGTATGAAGTTCTTATCTATAGAAATGACAACGGTGTACTGACAAACACACCTGCGTGGATTTCATCAGATATGCGCTCAACAACTGATGTTAAATTTGCTGATCTGAATAACGATGGTAAACCCGAATTAATAGCTGCAAATGGAGATCAGAGTTTTGTACCTTCAGTAATTTATTTTAATGGAGCTAATGGATTAAATAATGTACCTGGTTGGTTGTCGCAGGATAATAACTGGACTGTTGGAGCTGCACTTTGTGACATTGATGATGATGGCGATTTAGATCTTGCATTCGGGAATCAGGGAAATACAGTAATTCCAACCAAACCAATTTGTGTTTTTTATAATAACGGAGGAACTTTTACAACAGTACCAAACTGGCTTTCAGCAGATGAAATGATTACAAATTCAGTTGCATTTGGTGATCTTGATAATGCTCAATTAAAATATTCATTTGTTGAATTTTTTGGTGATGGAATCCGTCATGTATTTCCATTAAATCTCTATCCGATTTATTCTATTGACACTGTACTTGTTGATGACATTCCGTATCATTCTTATTGTTATGACCCTGTTAGTGCTTGGATTTCATTAGGAACAGTTCCACAATCAGGATTTACAATTAAAATCAGTTACAGATACATCGCAAAAGGTGATCTTGCTGCTTCAAAGTGGGTGAATTATGAAAGCGGCGTTTATTTTAACAATAATGGGATTCTAAATTCACTTCCGAATTGGACCGTTGGAAATACTCAAAGTCAAAAAGGAATCGCTTGGGCAGATTTTGATAAAGATGGATATCTTGATTTAGCAATTTCAGGAAGCAGTGTTCAGACAGTCATTTATAAAAATAATAATGGAACATTAACTGGACCTGTTTGGACATCAAACTCTGTAAATCCTTCTGCGCAGGAATTAATAACTGGCGATTTGGATAATGATGGATATCCCGAGTTAGCAGTAGTGCATTTCGGCTCAAAGAGGGTAGAGATCTTTAAAAACAGAAACGGAATTTTAGATACTGAACCAACCTGGCTTTATATCGCAGGTTCATCTGCTACATCAATTTCATTTGGTGATGTTAACGGCGATGGTTTTCTAGATCTTGCCGTTGGCACTGCAAGAACCCCAGCAGTAGTTTTTCTGAATCAATCATCTATTATCCCAGTTGAACTGACTTCATTTAATTTTTCTATTGAAGGTAACAATGTTGAATTAAAATGGTCAACTGCTACCGAGACGAACAATAAAGGATTTGAAATTCAGCGCACATCCATTGAAGAAAACAAGAACAGCAATTGGAGAACAATAGGTTTCGTAAATGGAGTTGGAACAACAACTCAATCACAGAGTTATAGTTATGTTGACAAGAATATCAGATCAGGTAAATATCTCTACAGATTAAAACAAATTGATTTTGATGGAAGTTATAAATATTCAAGTGAGATTGAAGTAATAATAGGATTGCCAGATAGATTTGTGTTAGAACAGAATTATCCAAATCCATTTAATCCTGTAACAAAGATAAAATTCAGTTTGCCAGCAGATGTTAAAGGTCAAACATCAAAAGTAGAATTAAAGATATACGATGTACTTGGAAAAGAAGTAGCAACATTGATAAATGAAAACAAGGAAGCAGGGAATTATGAAATCGAATTTGATGCAAATAAATATGGAATAACGAGCGGAGTATATTTCTATCATCTGAAGTATGGGGAATTATCTTCTGTTAAAAAATTTGTACTGATGAAATAA
- a CDS encoding choice-of-anchor D domain-containing protein, giving the protein MKKLFILFALLSTCIFSQTLIQTVNLPSSTFYNYGYGLVYVNGKYWISSDNSTVGSGVLNAVNDQGVQVDNLLIQYPGIRASQGLAFDGTDFWYVERKVARCDLFKVSTTGVVLDSITTPEIFGGNTSMILGGAAWDGTGLWISVYSPDTRVALYKVNVAARAIVDTIQIQQFGLQPTGITVKGDTLFFVMDGFQNNDERIYAVSLATKDTLFSFHVPEQPGVRQNPRGLAWDGNYFWLLAEPVGASSGRQLFKYDLTGSGTPSINLYTTTINFGNVMIDSTSTSSILIRNYGSANLVIDSAKVSNSVFSLGTSFPVIIQPGVTISIPVSFTPTANQTYNDSVMFFHNDPNFAYSRTLLTGTGVYTAPYIVFVPPALVYGNKRVNSTSYLTLKIENRGSSILTIDSIKLKSDKFYFENLFTPVNVLPLSSFSFNVWFNPDALRLFTDSVIVYSNASNGNVLYVSCSGTGVAADPTLGNIFWQGQIPPNPGTSLQDYTPRSIKKIQDINGDGIKDIVVATENYWTLAFNGNSSGNGDILWMYSTYFGSINTGSVDYEQCLQIASDLNNDGHEDVVIGTGGGNEFVYALNGLTGEVLWEFGNASTTSDGDIMGLDVKRDFTGDGIPDVLCTASGNESTGEGRFSIYLLNGANGQEIWRINQASEQKLKYMVTSTDAGGAAGSRVGTLNEVIGFNQTGGIRWVFPTTGTPWTVKEISDIGGLPGSDVVIGTTTGRVYVVDGNTGQQLWQANIGNVFIEDLRVTPDMNNSGYPDVLVSGINPNIFLLEGQNGNVIWQNNTGGNILGKDVLSDLTGDGYPEFGSASLNNLVHIYDGITGQIKFQYAFGGGGNSTAAEHVVDLDDIDGNLSVEFVACSRDGRVICFSGGTDIIPVEMTTFYATVNGNDVNLIWSTATETNNKGFEIQRTSIEEDKNSNWKTIGFVNGVGTTTQSQNYSYVDRNISSGKYLYRLKQIDLDGSYKYSNEIEVIIGLPDRFVLEQNYPNPFNPVTKIKFSLPADVKGQISKVELKIYDVLGKEVATLINENKEAGNYEIEFDANKYGITSGVYFYQLKYGELSSVKKLVLLK; this is encoded by the coding sequence ATGAAGAAATTATTTATACTCTTTGCTCTTCTCTCAACCTGCATTTTTTCACAAACATTAATTCAAACTGTCAATTTACCCAGTAGCACATTCTACAATTACGGTTATGGGTTGGTTTATGTGAATGGTAAATATTGGATTTCTTCGGATAATTCAACTGTTGGTTCCGGAGTTCTGAACGCTGTGAATGATCAGGGAGTTCAGGTTGATAATCTTTTAATTCAATATCCCGGCATAAGAGCCTCGCAAGGTTTGGCTTTCGATGGAACTGATTTCTGGTATGTTGAGAGAAAAGTTGCCAGATGCGATTTGTTCAAAGTCAGCACAACAGGTGTGGTGCTCGATTCAATTACAACCCCTGAAATTTTCGGTGGAAATACTTCAATGATACTTGGCGGTGCTGCGTGGGATGGAACTGGATTATGGATTTCTGTTTATTCACCTGATACAAGAGTTGCTTTGTATAAAGTTAATGTAGCCGCCAGAGCAATCGTTGATACGATTCAAATTCAACAATTTGGACTACAACCAACGGGTATTACCGTTAAAGGTGATACGCTATTTTTCGTTATGGATGGATTTCAGAATAACGATGAAAGAATTTATGCTGTTAGTCTTGCTACAAAGGACACTTTGTTCTCTTTTCATGTTCCTGAACAACCAGGTGTTAGACAAAATCCAAGAGGACTTGCCTGGGACGGAAATTATTTCTGGTTGCTTGCTGAACCAGTTGGTGCTTCATCAGGAAGACAATTATTTAAGTATGACTTAACCGGTTCCGGCACTCCCTCAATTAATCTCTATACCACAACTATCAATTTTGGAAATGTAATGATTGATTCGACTTCAACATCTTCGATACTTATCAGGAATTATGGTTCTGCAAATCTGGTAATTGATTCAGCTAAAGTGAGTAATTCAGTTTTTTCATTGGGAACTTCTTTCCCGGTTATAATTCAACCAGGGGTTACGATTTCAATTCCGGTTTCATTCACTCCAACTGCAAATCAGACATACAATGATTCAGTAATGTTCTTTCATAACGACCCAAACTTTGCTTACTCCAGAACTTTGTTAACCGGAACGGGAGTTTACACTGCGCCTTACATTGTGTTTGTTCCACCAGCATTGGTTTATGGAAATAAAAGAGTTAATTCAACTTCATATCTAACTCTGAAAATTGAAAATCGTGGCTCAAGCATTCTGACAATTGATTCAATAAAATTAAAATCTGATAAGTTTTATTTTGAAAATCTTTTCACACCAGTAAATGTTCTTCCACTTTCTTCTTTCAGTTTCAATGTTTGGTTCAATCCTGATGCATTAAGATTATTCACTGATTCAGTTATCGTTTATTCAAATGCTTCAAATGGAAATGTTCTTTATGTAAGTTGCTCAGGAACAGGTGTGGCAGCTGATCCAACACTCGGAAATATTTTCTGGCAGGGACAAATTCCCCCAAACCCAGGAACAAGTTTGCAGGATTATACACCGCGCTCAATAAAGAAAATTCAGGATATAAATGGAGATGGGATTAAAGATATAGTTGTTGCAACTGAAAATTACTGGACTCTTGCTTTTAATGGAAACAGTAGCGGAAATGGTGATATACTCTGGATGTATTCAACCTACTTTGGAAGTATTAATACTGGTTCGGTTGATTACGAACAGTGTTTGCAAATTGCATCTGATTTGAATAATGATGGTCACGAAGATGTTGTCATTGGCACTGGTGGTGGAAATGAATTCGTTTATGCTCTTAATGGATTAACCGGAGAAGTGCTGTGGGAATTTGGAAATGCTTCAACAACCAGCGATGGTGACATTATGGGTTTAGATGTAAAAAGAGATTTTACCGGTGATGGTATTCCTGATGTTCTTTGCACTGCCAGTGGTAATGAATCAACCGGCGAAGGAAGATTTTCGATTTATCTTCTTAACGGAGCAAATGGTCAGGAAATCTGGAGAATCAATCAGGCATCTGAGCAAAAGTTGAAATATATGGTTACTTCAACTGATGCTGGTGGTGCAGCTGGTTCAAGAGTAGGAACTTTAAATGAAGTGATAGGATTCAATCAAACAGGGGGCATAAGATGGGTATTTCCTACAACTGGAACTCCTTGGACAGTTAAAGAAATTTCTGATATTGGTGGTTTACCTGGTTCTGATGTTGTAATCGGTACTACAACAGGTAGAGTTTATGTAGTTGATGGAAACACCGGACAGCAACTCTGGCAGGCAAATATTGGAAATGTCTTTATCGAAGACCTTAGAGTTACTCCTGATATGAATAATTCAGGTTATCCCGATGTACTTGTTAGTGGAATAAATCCAAATATCTTTTTACTTGAAGGTCAGAATGGAAATGTTATCTGGCAGAATAATACTGGTGGAAATATCCTTGGAAAAGATGTTCTTAGTGATCTGACTGGGGATGGATATCCTGAATTTGGTTCCGCTTCATTGAATAATTTAGTTCACATATATGATGGTATCACTGGTCAAATAAAATTTCAGTATGCATTTGGTGGCGGAGGAAATTCAACTGCTGCCGAGCATGTAGTTGATTTGGATGATATTGATGGTAACCTTAGCGTTGAATTTGTTGCTTGCTCAAGAGATGGAAGAGTGATCTGCTTTTCAGGTGGAACAGATATTATTCCTGTTGAGATGACTACTTTTTACGCAACTGTAAATGGTAATGATGTGAACTTAATATGGTCAACTGCTACCGAGACAAACAATAAAGGATTTGAAATTCAGCGTACATCTATTGAAGAAGACAAGAACAGCAATTGGAAAACAATAGGTTTCGTGAATGGAGTTGGAACAACAACTCAATCCCAAAATTATAGTTATGTTGATAGGAATATCAGTTCAGGTAAATATCTCTACAGATTAAAACAAATTGATTTAGATGGAAGTTATAAATATTCAAATGAGATTGAAGTAATAATAGGATTACCGGATAGATTTGTGTTAGAACAGAATTATCCAAATCCATTTAATCCTGTAACAAAGATAAAATTCAGTTTGCCAGCAGATGTTAAAGGTCAAATATCAAAAGTAGAATTAAAGATATACGATGTACTTGGAAAAGAAGTAGCAACATTGATAAATGAAAACAAGGAAGCAGGGAATTATGAAATCGAATTTGATGCAAATAAATATGGAATAACGAGCGGAGTATATTTCTATCAGCTGAAGTATGGAGAATTGTCTTCAGTAAAGAAACTAGTTTTGTTGAAATAA
- a CDS encoding cobalamin B12-binding domain-containing protein: MDRRIRVLVAKAGLDGHDRGAKVIAAALRDAGMEVIYTGLRQTPEMIVEAAIQEDVDVIGISILSGAHMTIFPKIVNLLKERGVTDVLVTGGGIIPEEDIQKLKQMGVGELFTPGSSTTAIAEYIKEWVKAHPRN; this comes from the coding sequence ATGGATAGAAGAATAAGAGTATTAGTAGCCAAAGCTGGTCTTGATGGCCATGACAGAGGTGCAAAAGTTATTGCCGCAGCATTGCGTGATGCCGGAATGGAAGTTATTTATACTGGTCTGAGACAAACTCCGGAAATGATTGTTGAAGCTGCAATTCAGGAAGATGTTGATGTAATTGGAATAAGTATTCTTTCCGGCGCTCATATGACTATCTTCCCGAAAATTGTTAACTTATTAAAAGAGCGCGGTGTAACTGATGTTTTAGTTACAGGTGGCGGAATAATTCCCGAAGAAGATATACAGAAATTAAAACAGATGGGCGTTGGTGAATTATTTACTCCAGGTTCTTCTACTACTGCGATTGCTGAATATATCAAAGAATGGGTTAAAGCTCATCCGAGAAATTAA
- a CDS encoding HIT family protein has protein sequence MDCIFCEIAQKKSPAEILFENEKFLAFLDINPINYGHTLVITKEHFDNFLTVPEKELSDITRLTQYLAGAVKRSLKADGFNIISNNGASAGQTVYHFHYHIIPRFENDFLMKPRTKEYDENEIKNFAEQIKSFISKYEGLING, from the coding sequence ATGGATTGCATCTTCTGCGAAATAGCTCAGAAAAAATCTCCGGCAGAAATTCTATTTGAGAATGAAAAATTTCTTGCTTTCCTTGATATCAATCCTATCAATTATGGGCACACATTAGTTATTACAAAAGAACATTTCGATAATTTTCTTACTGTTCCTGAAAAAGAACTTTCAGATATTACTAGACTTACACAATATCTTGCCGGCGCAGTAAAAAGGTCATTGAAAGCCGATGGATTTAATATCATTTCGAATAACGGAGCTTCAGCAGGACAAACAGTTTACCATTTTCATTACCATATTATACCAAGATTCGAAAATGATTTTCTGATGAAACCAAGAACAAAAGAATATGATGAGAATGAAATAAAGAATTTTGCTGAACAAATTAAGTCATTCATTTCAAAATATGAGGGCTTAATAAATGGATAG
- a CDS encoding pyridoxal-phosphate dependent enzyme: MKTPKKVNLALTPTPLEIIKYQDKKFLIKRDDLTGCELSGNKVRKLEYILADAIRNKADIIFTCGGEQSNHARATTIAAKKFGIPVKLFLWGNERKIPSGNLFLNKMYGAEILFLNKNDYEKVNDIMQYQREKLSRKNINAYVIPEGGSTATGIFGYFSFIIELMKQTDLNRVKGIVTAAGTGGTSAGMLAAVSYLNLDLKIVAVNVLYPKDVITKKILMLAEAINLEFDLNAKIKSENLIILDGYSEEGYKNISSDKIKLIRNFAKETAILFDPAYTGKAFVAYYENYLTKNLGMKYIFVHTGGIFGVFGREKEYLI, translated from the coding sequence ATGAAAACACCAAAAAAAGTTAATCTCGCTTTAACTCCAACTCCTTTAGAGATAATTAAATATCAGGACAAAAAGTTTTTAATTAAACGGGACGATCTCACCGGTTGTGAACTTTCCGGTAATAAAGTCAGAAAGCTAGAATACATTTTAGCAGATGCAATCAGAAATAAAGCTGATATAATTTTCACCTGTGGAGGAGAGCAATCGAATCACGCCCGAGCAACAACAATTGCAGCAAAGAAATTCGGCATTCCGGTGAAATTATTTCTTTGGGGGAACGAAAGAAAAATTCCAAGTGGTAATTTGTTCCTGAACAAAATGTACGGAGCTGAAATATTATTTCTGAATAAAAATGATTATGAGAAAGTAAATGATATAATGCAATATCAGAGGGAAAAACTTTCAAGAAAAAATATTAATGCTTATGTAATTCCCGAAGGAGGTTCAACTGCAACCGGAATTTTTGGTTATTTCTCGTTCATTATAGAATTAATGAAGCAAACGGACTTGAACAGAGTAAAGGGAATTGTTACAGCAGCAGGAACAGGTGGCACAAGTGCCGGAATGCTTGCAGCTGTTTCTTATCTTAATCTTGATTTGAAAATCGTTGCAGTTAATGTTCTTTATCCTAAAGATGTAATTACGAAAAAGATTTTAATGCTCGCTGAAGCAATTAATCTGGAATTTGATTTAAACGCAAAAATAAAATCGGAAAATCTGATTATACTTGACGGATATTCCGAAGAAGGTTATAAAAATATTTCCAGCGATAAAATTAAACTTATTAGAAATTTTGCTAAAGAAACGGCAATTCTTTTCGATCCGGCTTACACTGGTAAAGCATTCGTTGCATATTATGAAAATTATCTCACTAAAAATCTTGGAATGAAATACATATTTGTTCATACAGGTGGTATTTTCGGTGTTTTTGGAAGAGAAAAAGAATATCTGATTTAA
- the kdsB gene encoding 3-deoxy-manno-octulosonate cytidylyltransferase, protein MIVSDKKSPYILGVIPARFASTRLMGKPLANIGGKPMIQHTYESASKSKLLNKIIIAVDDDKVADVCKSFGAAVMMTPRDVQTGSDRIAIVAKEFPRADIIVNIQGDEPFIKGIMIDQAIEPLLFDESINVSTLAKKIISVDELNSPSIPKVVFDYENFALYFSRSTIPYVRDAKDESEILEMADIYKHIGLYAFRRESLFRFTSLEQTDLERWEKLEQLRMLEHGFKIKVVVTEFDTFSVDTPDDLKIARRLYSKLKKKKLKNENTKKS, encoded by the coding sequence ATGATAGTCTCCGATAAAAAATCTCCATACATTCTTGGTGTTATTCCGGCAAGATTTGCATCTACCAGACTAATGGGAAAACCACTTGCTAACATTGGTGGAAAACCTATGATTCAGCATACTTATGAAAGTGCATCAAAATCAAAGTTGCTGAATAAAATAATAATTGCAGTTGATGATGATAAAGTTGCTGATGTCTGTAAATCATTTGGTGCAGCAGTTATGATGACACCACGCGATGTTCAAACTGGCTCAGATAGAATTGCGATTGTTGCAAAGGAATTTCCGAGAGCTGATATTATTGTTAACATTCAGGGCGATGAACCTTTTATTAAAGGAATTATGATTGACCAGGCAATTGAACCTCTTCTGTTCGATGAAAGCATAAATGTTTCAACTCTCGCAAAAAAAATTATCTCAGTTGACGAACTTAATTCACCATCAATACCGAAAGTTGTATTCGATTATGAAAATTTTGCTTTGTATTTCTCCCGCTCAACAATTCCTTATGTAAGAGATGCAAAAGATGAATCAGAAATACTTGAGATGGCAGACATTTACAAACACATTGGATTATATGCGTTCAGAAGAGAATCACTTTTCAGATTTACTTCTTTAGAACAAACAGATCTGGAACGATGGGAAAAACTTGAGCAACTGAGAATGCTTGAACACGGATTTAAAATAAAAGTTGTGGTAACAGAGTTTGATACATTTTCGGTTGATACTCCTGATGATCTGAAAATAGCAAGACGATTATATTCAAAACTCAAAAAGAAAAAACTTAAAAATGAAAACACCAAAAAAAGTTAA
- the gatC gene encoding Asp-tRNA(Asn)/Glu-tRNA(Gln) amidotransferase subunit GatC has translation MSVTKKEVEKIAELAKLKFSEEELENFTHQMNDILKYMEKLNELNTDNVEPLSHPIESTNVFRNDELKSSISTNEALKNAPLADENYFKVPKVIQDKNK, from the coding sequence ATGTCAGTAACCAAAAAAGAAGTTGAAAAGATTGCTGAGCTTGCTAAACTAAAATTTAGCGAAGAGGAATTAGAAAACTTCACTCATCAAATGAATGACATTCTGAAGTATATGGAAAAACTAAATGAACTTAATACTGACAATGTTGAACCACTTTCTCATCCAATCGAATCAACAAATGTTTTTAGAAATGATGAGTTGAAATCTTCGATAAGTACTAATGAGGCACTTAAAAATGCTCCGCTTGCAGATGAAAATTATTTCAAAGTGCCAAAAGTAATTCAGGACAAGAATAAGTAA